The genomic segment ATATTTGACCTCTTGAAGTCTTGATAGATTGTGGGTGCGAGACTGGGATCGGCTTCGAGGAATTCAGTAAGATTATTAACTACATCATATAGCCTCCCTGCTTCCTTGCAGCCTTGATAGATTTGGGAGGCAGTTTCAATACCAATCTTTAATCTCAATCTCATCTCGATATCCTGCAGATACTCTCCTGAGTATTTAAGATAAAATAAAGAGATAAGGGGCAGATATTTTTGGTCTATCTTGTCTAGAATATCTAAATATGATGATTCTGAGTATTGATCCCCCTTGATATTACTTCTTAATTGATTCCAGGTCTCAATGGATAAGTTGAGTAAAGTTTTAAATACGGGTAGGATGTCATAACCTTTTGAATTAACCTCTTCTAGAACAAACTCTACAGCATCTAATTCTAATTCACCTCTTTGATCTTGATCTTCAAGATGAGATAGTGCCATAAAATATTCTCTGACTCTATTATAGAAATCCAGTTCTTGCTGTATACTACTCTCTGAATTCCTTAGGTCTATATCCCCTTGATCAGTGATTGTCTCATGCATCGGATTGTTCTTTCATGGTTATATTATATGTTAATATTTATAAAATGTAATTTAAAGTGTCCGGTTCTTGTCCTGGACACAGTATAATGACCAGCTCAAGAATATCTCTCAAATAGAGCATAATAGACACCGCAGCCCAATCAACTTTATAGTCAACCTACTAGCAGGACTAACAGCCTATCAACTTAGATCCATCAAACCACAGCTTAAGCTAACCAAGAAGAAAGAGAGGCTGTTGGCTGGGGTTATTTAGCTGTTTAGTTATGTCGGGCTGAGGTTACTTAGGGCCGTGCTTCAGTCATCAACAAGAGCTGAGTATCCTTCAAGCTGAATGGTGCTTTTTTCCCAATCAATAAGTACCTGGTATCAAGCTACAGCATAAGCCCCCTTGGAGAATATTACCTATTTCTCTTGTAGTCATTCCGGGGATCATATTTATCTGGCGGAGAGACAGGGGTTCGAACCCTGGAAACGGTAGACCCGTTTACACGCTTTCCAAGCGTGCGCCTTCGACCACTCGGCCACCTCTCCACCACACTATTATAACAAAAATTAAAGGATAAATGGATAATTACAACTGAGCTTTAAACTTCTCCACCAACTCAACTGCTATGGCATCGACATGGTTAAGCTCAGCTAAATATGCACTCAGATAATCTCCAGCTAGAATTGTCATGAATAGTTGCTGGAGATAGGTCTGTCCTGGTGCCTTGAAGCCATAATGTTTGAACCCATGTGACTCAAGCAATTTTGGCATCAGATGCATTCTCTGAAGATTCCTACCATTATCAAGATTTGATGATAATTGGACAACCACAACATTATCCTTGCTCTCTGGCAGGATCCAACCGTTCATCTCATTATGGTTGAGCTCTGGGTAATAATTATAGAAGGCTAGATTTTTGGCATTCTCGTTGATATCAATCTTCCACTTATACCCAGCGCTCTGTAAATTACTACTACTATAAATCAAAGGAGTCTTCCCGACCAATTTGCTTGCCAAATCTTTTACCTGGTTATCACCGGTATTGTCTAAGCTAAATTGTGCCTTATGGACATCTAGCCAATTGGCTAGATCTAGTAATTCCCGGTCAATATCAGGGAATTCCAGTAGATCATAATAATCCAATATCTCCATAAGGGCTTTGAGGTTGGCAAATACTGCCAGCCTTGGCTGGAAGTCTGGTGCTAATCTCGCAATATCAATCCCTCTTTGATCTGCCTCCTCAAGCAACTTACCACCACTGGTAATTACTGCCAACTGGGTGTTTAGCCTGATCGCTTGCTCTAGGCAAGCCAATGTCTCTTCGGTATTACCTGAATAACTACTAGCGATGAAGAGCGTGTGTTCATCGAGCATCTCTGATACACTATACCCCCTAGATATCTCCAGAGGTACTCGCAAAGTATTCCTAAAGGCTTCCTTGACTATTTCCGCTCCCAGGGCGGAACCCCCCATACCAGCGACCACTACTCGAGTGATACCCTCGACCTTGTCTGATGATTTTGCCCGAAAATAGTCCTGCCTCAGCTGGGCTGGCTGAGAATCGATCATAGTAAATATATCCATACCCAGAGTATAGCATGCAAAACTTCTCTATATAAATCTCATATTGCCTTTGAAGCCTAGACCATACTGTAATTCCCCTAGTGAATTCGGCTAATGCAGACTGCTAGATCCCCATGAATCCTTCCAGGATTTTGGAATATGACGAGATTGAGAATGGGAGAAATTTGCAAGATTACTACATGCAGGTTGAAGTTTGGGAGATGGCGGAATTGAGGAGGAAATTCTGAAGCCAAGAATTAAACCGATGCAAGCTTGTCCATAATTAATAGTTGCAACAATCAAGAGGCTATTATCTTATCTTTGAATCTGTAGAAACTTTCTTGGTATCTAACTAGTCCCCTACATCATTGGCATGCCACCGGGCATACCACCACCTGGCATTGCTTCTTCCTTCTCGGGTAAATCTACTACAGCTGCTTCAGTAGTCAGAAGCATTGATGCCGCACTACTAGCATTGATTAGCGCACTCTTGGTCACCTTGACTGGATCAATGATCCCAACCTTGAGCATATCGGCCTTTTGATTCTTAGCAAAATCCCAGCCTGTATTACCATCCTTAGACCCAATAATTGCATCTAAGATTAGAGCAATATCAGTAATCCCAGCATTATGAGCAATCTGTCTGACGGGTGCTTCAAGAGCCTTCTTGACAATCATGGCACCGACGGCTTCCTCATCGTCATAATCTTCTGGATTAATAGTGGTAGCTACTTTAATCAAAGTAGCACCCCCACCAGGAACTATCCCCTCAGCTACAGCTGCCTTAGTAGAAGCTACAGCATCTTCGATCCGGTGCTTCTTCTCCTTGAGCTCCACTTCAGTCGCTGCACCTACCTTAATCACTGCTACTCCACTCTCTAGTTTTGCTAAGCGTTCTTCAAGTTTTTCACGCTCATAATCACTGCTAGTGTTTGGAATTTGGGCTTTGATTTGATCTACTCTCTGCTTGATTTGCTCTGGATCACCTTTGCCATCGACGATAGTAGCATTATCCTTGGTAGCTACTACTTTACGTGCTTCACCAAGCATCTCTACTTCGGTATTCTCTAGAGAAAGACCTAAATCATCAGTGATCACTTGTCCACCGGTCAAAGCAGCAATATCTGCCAAAATCTCTTTTCTTCTATCGCCGAAGGCTGGAGCCTTGATGCCCAGGACACTAAATGTTCCCCGCAATTTGTTTAGGACAAAAGTAGTCAAGGCTTCACCATCAATATCCTCAGCTATAATCACCAACTCTTTCTTGCCAGACTGAGCCAACTTTTCAAGCAGTGGCAAGACGTCATTAATCGATGAAACTTTCTTATCGGTAATCAAAATCAAAGGATTATCATATATAGCCTCCATTCTGGCAGTATCTGTCACCATGTAAGGACTGACAAACCCTCGATCAAACTGCATGCCTTCGACGATCTCGCTTTCTAGGCCTAAGGTCTGAGACTCTTCTACGGTAATTACTCCATTTGCACCAATCTTGCCGATGACTTCAGCAATCAAATTTCCCACTTCTTCACTACCTGCGGAAATACTAGCTACGTTGGCTACACCACTACCCTTAACTGGACTAGCAAGCTTATCGAGCTCAATTACTAAGCCCTTGGTCGCTTTTTCTATCCCTCGACGAATTGCTACAGGGTTGGCACCAGCGGCTACATTCTTCAGTCCTTCGTCTATCAAAGCTTGGGCTAATACTGTTGCTGTAGTAGTACCATCACCTGCAATATCATTGGTCTTAGATGCAACTTCTTTGACTATTTGAGCACCCATATCTTCATATGGATCTTCGAGTTCTATCTCTTTTGCAATTGTCACTCCATCATTGGTGATCACTGGACTGCCATACTTCTTGCTCAAGACCACATTGCGTCCCTTTGGACCCAAAGTAACCTTAACTGTATCGGCTAGTTTGTCTACACCGGCTTTTAGTTTTCTTCTAGCATCTTCACTAATTGTAATGTCTTTTGCCATTTATTATCTCCTTTACTCTACTACTGCTAATACGTCTTCTTCTTTTAATAGAAGAATCTCTTGTCCATCAATCTTATAGCTGGTTGGTCCATATTGGCTGTACAAAACAATTTGACCCACCTTCACCTCTTTGACACCCGTACCGATAGCTAATACCTTGCCCTGTTCAGTTTTTTCTTGAGCATTTTCTGGCAGAATTATTCCTGCTGGTGACTTAGTAGTAACTTCAATCTTTTCAAGCACCACCCTGTCTGCTAGAGGTTTTAATGAAACTTTAGACATCTACTCTCCTTCATGATTAAATTTCTAGCACTCCTTGTCTACGAGTGCTAATTAGAGTGTATTATTCTATATCTGTTTTGTCAAGAACTCTCGAAATGGCATGTAGACTCAATAAATCTCTTTCGACTATAGTATATGACCTGACTGATATGTTTTTTGTCTGAGCAAAGGTCTTATAGTGATGCAATCGATACCCCAGGTAGTCGATTCCGTCCAATATCCTAGCCCCTGTTTGTCTCCACGCCTGTTTATACTTCAGATTGAT from the Candidatus Saccharibacteria bacterium genome contains:
- the groL gene encoding chaperonin GroEL (60 kDa chaperone family; promotes refolding of misfolded polypeptides especially under stressful conditions; forms two stacked rings of heptamers to form a barrel-shaped 14mer; ends can be capped by GroES; misfolded proteins enter the barrel where they are refolded when GroES binds), which codes for MAKDITISEDARRKLKAGVDKLADTVKVTLGPKGRNVVLSKKYGSPVITNDGVTIAKEIELEDPYEDMGAQIVKEVASKTNDIAGDGTTTATVLAQALIDEGLKNVAAGANPVAIRRGIEKATKGLVIELDKLASPVKGSGVANVASISAGSEEVGNLIAEVIGKIGANGVITVEESQTLGLESEIVEGMQFDRGFVSPYMVTDTARMEAIYDNPLILITDKKVSSINDVLPLLEKLAQSGKKELVIIAEDIDGEALTTFVLNKLRGTFSVLGIKAPAFGDRRKEILADIAALTGGQVITDDLGLSLENTEVEMLGEARKVVATKDNATIVDGKGDPEQIKQRVDQIKAQIPNTSSDYEREKLEERLAKLESGVAVIKVGAATEVELKEKKHRIEDAVASTKAAVAEGIVPGGGATLIKVATTINPEDYDDEEAVGAMIVKKALEAPVRQIAHNAGITDIALILDAIIGSKDGNTGWDFAKNQKADMLKVGIIDPVKVTKSALINASSAASMLLTTEAAVVDLPEKEEAMPGGGMPGGMPMM
- a CDS encoding co-chaperone GroES, encoding MSKVSLKPLADRVVLEKIEVTTKSPAGIILPENAQEKTEQGKVLAIGTGVKEVKVGQIVLYSQYGPTSYKIDGQEILLLKEEDVLAVVE
- a CDS encoding SIS domain-containing protein; this translates as MDIFTMIDSQPAQLRQDYFRAKSSDKVEGITRVVVAGMGGSALGAEIVKEAFRNTLRVPLEISRGYSVSEMLDEHTLFIASSYSGNTEETLACLEQAIRLNTQLAVITSGGKLLEEADQRGIDIARLAPDFQPRLAVFANLKALMEILDYYDLLEFPDIDRELLDLANWLDVHKAQFSLDNTGDNQVKDLASKLVGKTPLIYSSSNLQSAGYKWKIDINENAKNLAFYNYYPELNHNEMNGWILPESKDNVVVVQLSSNLDNGRNLQRMHLMPKLLESHGFKHYGFKAPGQTYLQQLFMTILAGDYLSAYLAELNHVDAIAVELVEKFKAQL